Proteins from a genomic interval of Dunckerocampus dactyliophorus isolate RoL2022-P2 chromosome 5, RoL_Ddac_1.1, whole genome shotgun sequence:
- the slc6a13 gene encoding sodium- and chloride-dependent GABA transporter 2, with product MTGDTEDQMKVEASNGHSRPLDVVSKVKEEKMTDRGEWGSKMEFILSVAGEIIGLGNVWRFPYLCYKNGGGAFFIPYLIFLFACGIPVFFLETALGQYTSEGGITCWRKTCPLFEGVGYATQVIVALLNVYYIIVLAWAIFYLSNSFTWDLPWASCNNSWNTASCVTFQRGNSSILPHENATSPVMEFWERRVLRISSGIHHIGSLNWDLVICLAVAWVICYFCIWKGVKSTGKVVYFTATFPYAMLLILLVRGVTLPGASRGIHFYLYPDVGRLADPQVWMDAGTQIFFSYAICLGCLTALGSYNKYNNNCYRDCLSLCFLNSGTSFVAGFAIFSILGFMSYEQNVPISEVAESGPGLAFIAYPRAVSMMPFSPLWACCFFIMIVFLGLDSQFVCVESLVTAMVDMYPSTFRRKHRRELFILAVAVVSFLMGLIMLTEGGMYIFQLFDYYAASGMCLLFVAIFETVCIAWVYGAENFYDNIEDMIGYRPGPVIKYCWMFFTPATCFGTFAFALIKYSPLKYNNDYVYPWWGNGIGWILALSSMLCIPLWMAFKLYYTPGTLQQRLTVLTTPSADLPKSKQEQKLLSMCDDDDSLQRKAKDGYLRVDDKESHC from the exons GTGACACGGAGGACCAGATGAAGGTGGAGGCCTCCAATGGACACAGCAGACCACTGGACGTTGTGTCCAAGGTGAAGGAGGAGAAAATGACAGACAGGGGTGAGTGGGGCAGCAAGATGGAGTTTATCCTGTCTGTGGCCGGAGAAATCATTGGCTTGGGCAACGTGTGGCGTTTTCCTTATCTCTGTTACAAGAATGGAGGAG GTGCTTTCTTCATCCCGTATCTCATCTTCCTGTTTGCTTGTGGGATCCCCGTCTTCTTCCTGGAGACGGCGCTGGGACAATACACCAGTGAAGGTGGGATCACCTGCTGGAGGAAGACCTGCCCTTTGTTTGAAG GAGTGGGTTATGCCACCCAGGTGATTGTGGCGCTGCTGAACGTCTACTACATCATTGTGTTAGCCTGGGCCATCTTCTACCTGTCCAACTCGTTCACCTGGGACCTACCTTGGGCCTCCTGCAACAACAGCTGGAACACAG cTTCCTGCGTGACATTTCAGAGGGGGAACAGCTCCATCCTTCCCCACGAGAACGCCACCTCTCCGGTTATGGAATTCTGGGA ACGCAGGGTGCTAAGAATATCCTCAGGGATCCATCACATAGGCTCTTTAAACTGGGACTTGGTGATCTGTCTGGCCGTGGCCTGGGTCATCTGCTACTTCTGCATCTGGAAGGGCGTCAAGTCCACGGGCAAG GTGGTTTATTTCACCGCCACCTTCCCATACGCGATGTTGCTGATCCTGTTGGTTAGAGGCGTCACCCTGCCAGGAGCGTCACGGGGAATCCACTTCTACCTCTACCCTGATGTGGGACGGCTTGCTGACCCACAA GTGTGGATGGACGCCGGGACTCAGATCTTCTTCTCCTATGCCATCTGTCTGGGCTGCCTCACCGCACTGGGAAGCTACAACAAGTATAACAACAACTGCTACAG GGATTGTCTGTCGCTGTGCTTCCTGAACAGCGGCACCAGTTTCGTGGCAGGTTTCGCCATTTTCTCCATCCTGGGCTTCATGTCGTATGAACAGAACGTTCCCATCTCTGAGGTGGCTGAATCTG GTCCAGGTTTGGCCTTTATAGCCTATCCACGGGCTGTGTCAATGATGCCTTTCTCTCCCCTGTGGGCATGCTGCTTCTTCATCATGATTGTCTTCTTGGGACTGGATAGTCAA TTTGTGTGCGTGGAAAGCCTGGTGACAGCCATGGTGGACATGTATCCTTCCACCTTCCGACGGAAACACCGCAGGGAGCTCTTCATCCTCGCCGTGGCTGTGGTCTCCTTCCTCATGGGCCTCATCATGCTCACTGAG GGAGGAATGTACATCTTCCAGCTCTTTGACTACTATGCGGCCAGCGGGATGTGTCTGCTCTTTGTGGCCATTTTTGAGACTGTTTGCATTGCGTGGGTTTATG GTGCCGAAAACTTCTACGACAACATCGAGGACATGATAGGCTATCGCCCGGGCCCTGTCATCAAATACTGCTGGATGTTTTTCACCCCTGCGACCTGCTTT GGAACCTTTGCGTTCGCCTTGATCAAGTACTCCCCtctaaaatacaacaatgatTATGTGTACCCGTGGTGGGGCAACGGCATTGGCTGGATCCTTGCCTTGTCCTCCATGTTGTGCATTCCTTTATGGATGGCCTTTAAACTCTATTACACACCCGGAACACTGCAACAG CGCCTCACTGTCCTGACCACCCCTTCTGCCGATTTACCCAAATCCAAACAAGAGCAGAAGTTGTTGTCCATGTGCGATGACGATGACAGCCTCCAGCGGAAGGCCAAGGATGGCTACTTGCGTGTGGATGACAAGGAGTCCCATTGTTAG